In one window of Opitutaceae bacterium DNA:
- a CDS encoding HDOD domain-containing protein: protein MPLIDQPPAPELLVRELDDLPPTPRVLQSLQRMIADPDAMLVDMGDMVALEPGLSARVVRIANSAVFRRGAKVDNILEAIQRVGLSGIHELVTFAVGSQMVGRPLGTYKLDAQSLWARAVTCALAAAGIGEKSDVDRVSAYSAGLMHGLGLVVIDRYAVRQTPARHIETAGYPLDTAAAERTWLGYSHAEAGAALLEMWGFSADVCNAVRFQLEPEKCPEEHRVLCMTIAIARWARSCLCMHSADVPDQPSGAWLAATGMKATDLEEWLKGLRKQSQLACSELRLY from the coding sequence ATGCCTTTGATCGACCAGCCGCCGGCGCCTGAGCTCCTTGTGAGGGAGCTCGATGACCTTCCGCCGACGCCGCGCGTGCTGCAGTCCCTTCAACGGATGATTGCGGATCCGGACGCCATGCTGGTGGACATGGGGGACATGGTGGCGCTCGAGCCCGGCCTGTCGGCCCGGGTCGTGCGCATTGCCAACAGCGCGGTCTTTCGCCGGGGCGCGAAGGTCGACAACATTCTGGAGGCCATTCAGCGCGTCGGCCTGTCCGGTATCCACGAACTGGTTACGTTTGCCGTGGGATCGCAGATGGTTGGCAGGCCGCTGGGCACCTACAAGCTCGATGCGCAGTCCCTCTGGGCGCGCGCCGTCACCTGTGCTCTTGCCGCGGCGGGAATCGGCGAGAAGAGTGATGTCGACCGGGTTTCAGCCTATTCGGCCGGTCTCATGCATGGTCTCGGCCTGGTGGTGATTGATCGCTATGCCGTGCGTCAGACACCCGCCCGCCACATCGAGACCGCGGGCTATCCGCTTGACACGGCTGCGGCGGAGAGAACCTGGCTCGGCTACTCTCATGCGGAGGCGGGAGCGGCGCTCCTTGAGATGTGGGGATTTTCCGCGGATGTCTGCAATGCCGTGCGCTTTCAGCTCGAACCTGAGAAGTGTCCCGAGGAGCACCGCGTGCTGTGCATGACGATCGCCATTGCGCGCTGGGCGCGTTCGTGTCTCTGCATGCATTCGGCGGATGTGCCGGATCAACCGTCAGGCGCCTGGCTGGCGGCGACCGGGATGAAGGCGACCGACCTCGAGGAGTGGCTGAAGGGGTTGCGCAAGCAGAGTCAGCTCGCCTGCAGCGAACTGAGATTGTACTAG
- a CDS encoding Gfo/Idh/MocA family oxidoreductase, which translates to MKSWSRKDFLKASLLGSGAALLGKSSRLYGEGSAAIASPGSANGDIRMAIVGIRSQGNGHIKTYYPGSMPGTRIVALCDADGDVLAKRVEETEKAAKLKVKAYRDYRKLLESRDIDAVVIATPNHWHSLMTIWALEAGKDVYVEKPMSHNIWEGRQAVEAAHKFGNRIVQAGTQNRSSLDIPRAIEYVRSGKLGRIQLARGLCYKARESIGLHSGPQPVPESIDYNLWTGPAALIPPHRNSPKNGTVHYDWHWFWNYGGGDISNQGIHQMDVARWFLGEEGLPPSVMTFGGRFGYVDDAETPNTEVSIFNYRKAPLVFEVRGLPMKSGMKAMDAYRGTRVGVVIHCEGGHVQISDSGTCGIYDNDNKRIEQYQDGGLKEHRLNFVEAMRSRKQSDLHGRIENSHTSTNLCHLANISYLVGAEKSDAELVAAIKASPSLMEVHGRVVEHLIANGVKIDTAKIVSGPLLEIDNATERFAGANKVLSDKANSSLLMKRTGRKGFTIPEYQSHSVAAT; encoded by the coding sequence ATGAAATCCTGGTCACGCAAAGACTTTCTCAAAGCCTCCCTTCTCGGCAGCGGTGCCGCCCTGCTGGGGAAATCATCCCGCCTCTACGGCGAGGGCAGCGCCGCAATTGCCAGCCCCGGCAGTGCCAATGGCGACATCCGCATGGCGATCGTCGGCATCCGCAGCCAGGGCAACGGCCACATCAAGACCTACTATCCGGGCTCGATGCCGGGCACGCGCATCGTCGCACTGTGCGACGCTGATGGCGACGTGCTCGCGAAACGTGTCGAGGAAACCGAGAAAGCCGCCAAATTGAAGGTCAAGGCCTATCGCGATTACAGGAAGCTGCTTGAGAGCAGGGACATTGACGCGGTTGTCATCGCCACGCCCAACCACTGGCACTCGCTCATGACGATCTGGGCGCTCGAAGCCGGCAAGGACGTGTACGTCGAGAAGCCCATGTCCCACAACATCTGGGAGGGCCGGCAGGCGGTCGAGGCCGCGCACAAGTTCGGCAATCGGATCGTACAGGCGGGCACCCAGAACAGATCGTCACTTGATATTCCCCGCGCGATCGAATACGTGCGCTCGGGAAAACTCGGCAGAATCCAGCTCGCGCGGGGTCTCTGCTACAAGGCCCGCGAGAGCATCGGCCTGCATTCCGGACCCCAGCCCGTTCCCGAAAGCATCGACTACAATCTCTGGACCGGACCCGCCGCTCTCATCCCCCCCCACCGCAACAGCCCCAAGAACGGCACCGTTCACTACGACTGGCACTGGTTCTGGAATTACGGCGGCGGCGACATTTCCAACCAGGGCATCCACCAGATGGACGTCGCGCGCTGGTTCCTCGGCGAGGAAGGGCTCCCCCCGTCCGTGATGACCTTCGGCGGCCGCTTCGGCTACGTGGACGATGCCGAAACCCCGAATACGGAAGTATCCATTTTCAACTACAGGAAGGCGCCGCTCGTTTTCGAGGTTCGGGGTCTGCCCATGAAGTCGGGAATGAAGGCCATGGATGCCTACCGCGGAACCCGCGTGGGCGTCGTCATCCACTGCGAGGGCGGCCATGTCCAGATTTCAGACAGCGGCACCTGCGGGATTTACGACAACGACAACAAGAGGATCGAGCAGTACCAGGACGGCGGTCTGAAGGAGCACCGGCTGAATTTCGTCGAAGCAATGCGCTCTCGAAAGCAGTCCGACCTGCACGGTCGCATCGAGAACTCCCACACGTCGACCAATCTCTGCCATCTCGCGAACATCTCGTATCTGGTTGGCGCCGAGAAGTCGGACGCCGAACTCGTCGCCGCAATCAAGGCGAGCCCCAGCCTCATGGAAGTCCACGGCCGCGTGGTCGAGCACCTGATTGCAAACGGGGTCAAGATCGACACCGCAAAGATCGTCAGCGGCCCCCTTCTGGAAATCGACAATGCGACGGAGCGCTTTGCCGGCGCAAACAAAGTCCTGTCCGACAAGGCGAACTCCTCGCTCCTCATGAAGCGCACCGGCCGAAAGGGCTTCACCATCCCGGAATACCAGTCGCACAGCGTGGCCGCAACCTGA
- a CDS encoding DUF2911 domain-containing protein, whose product MILRTTRFLTTTLIGTALLAAAVSAQAPARIEFPAASPAASFKQTVGITDIEVIYSRPSMRGRTIFGGLVPYNEVWRTGANQATKIKFSTPLKLNGTPVEAGAYELYTIPGEASWTVIIHKDSSAWGAYTYDAKNDVVRIQARPEKTAAPVETFAIGISENRDGAATLFFTWERVRVPVSVEVDVKGMLLPRIEAVMASNSDKKPYAQAALFNLDNNLDLDKAVTWIDAAIAAKPEIFYYSYHKARILAKKGDKAGAIAAAEKSLEGARKAKGPIRGEYIRLNEELIKSLR is encoded by the coding sequence ATGATCCTCCGCACAACACGTTTCCTGACCACCACCCTCATCGGAACGGCGCTCCTTGCCGCAGCCGTTTCCGCACAGGCTCCCGCGAGGATCGAATTCCCCGCCGCAAGCCCGGCCGCCTCGTTCAAGCAGACCGTGGGCATCACCGACATCGAGGTGATCTACTCCCGCCCCAGCATGCGGGGACGCACCATCTTCGGCGGTCTCGTTCCCTACAACGAGGTCTGGCGCACCGGCGCCAACCAGGCGACGAAGATAAAGTTCAGCACTCCCCTGAAACTCAACGGGACTCCGGTCGAGGCCGGCGCCTACGAGCTTTACACGATTCCCGGCGAGGCATCCTGGACCGTCATCATCCACAAGGACTCCTCCGCCTGGGGCGCCTACACCTACGACGCAAAGAATGATGTCGTCCGCATCCAGGCCCGGCCCGAAAAAACAGCGGCACCCGTCGAAACCTTCGCCATTGGAATATCTGAAAATCGTGACGGCGCCGCCACCCTCTTCTTCACGTGGGAACGGGTTCGCGTGCCGGTGAGCGTCGAAGTGGACGTGAAGGGCATGCTCCTGCCGCGAATTGAGGCGGTCATGGCGTCGAACTCAGACAAGAAGCCCTACGCTCAAGCGGCCCTCTTCAATCTGGACAACAATCTGGACCTGGACAAGGCGGTCACCTGGATCGATGCAGCGATCGCCGCCAAGCCTGAAATTTTCTACTACTCGTATCACAAGGCCCGCATCCTTGCGAAAAAGGGGGACAAGGCCGGCGCGATTGCAGCGGCGGAAAAATCACTGGAAGGCGCGCGCAAGGCCAAGGGACCGATCCGCGGGGAATACATCCGCCTCAACGAGGAGCTAATCAAATCGCTCAGATAA
- a CDS encoding ThuA domain-containing protein, whose amino-acid sequence MILKNCLVVLTLVLGTTLAAADRKLVMIAGPASHPPLMHEFKAGSMLLQKRLQGFPGLKTVLVTNGWPVKVVDGRTVDDNAVFEGADAVFIYADGGPRHIALQNDRLDVLKKLVSAGVSLGFAHFAVEVPADRGGPEWKQWIGGYYETGFSCNPIWEADYTSLPRHPITRGVKPFKTTDEWYFNIRFRDGKAGVKDILVATPSDATRDGPYVSPKGPYAHIQAEKGRRETMMWAVERPDGGRGFGFTGGHFHLNWQNDDQRRLMLNALVWLAKLEVPAGGVNSAPVSDEEAHQNLDAKPVRRKAEPAAAK is encoded by the coding sequence ATGATACTCAAGAACTGCCTCGTTGTATTGACGCTTGTTTTGGGAACAACGCTCGCGGCTGCTGACCGCAAGCTTGTCATGATCGCCGGCCCGGCGAGTCATCCGCCGCTGATGCACGAGTTCAAGGCGGGATCAATGCTGCTGCAGAAGCGCCTGCAGGGGTTTCCCGGTCTCAAGACCGTGCTTGTGACGAACGGCTGGCCTGTGAAGGTTGTCGATGGACGGACGGTTGATGACAATGCGGTGTTTGAAGGAGCCGATGCCGTGTTCATCTACGCCGACGGCGGTCCCCGGCACATTGCGCTGCAGAATGACCGGCTCGACGTGCTGAAGAAACTGGTCTCAGCGGGTGTGAGCCTTGGATTTGCGCATTTTGCCGTGGAAGTTCCGGCGGACCGTGGCGGTCCGGAATGGAAGCAGTGGATTGGCGGCTATTATGAAACGGGTTTTTCCTGCAATCCGATCTGGGAGGCCGACTACACCTCGCTGCCCCGCCATCCCATCACGCGCGGGGTAAAACCGTTCAAGACGACAGATGAATGGTATTTCAACATACGATTTCGCGACGGGAAAGCGGGGGTGAAGGATATTCTTGTGGCCACGCCTTCCGATGCGACGCGGGATGGTCCCTATGTTTCGCCGAAGGGGCCGTATGCGCACATCCAGGCTGAGAAGGGTCGCCGGGAGACAATGATGTGGGCGGTGGAGCGCCCGGATGGCGGACGCGGGTTTGGCTTCACCGGCGGGCACTTCCACCTGAACTGGCAGAATGACGATCAGCGCCGTCTCATGCTCAACGCGCTTGTCTGGCTCGCGAAGCTTGAGGTTCCTGCGGGCGGCGTTAACTCGGCTCCGGTGTCGGATGAGGAGGCCCACCAGAATCTCGATGCGAAGCCGGTGCGCAGGAAAGCGGAGCCGGCCGCCGCCAAGTGA
- the galK gene encoding galactokinase — METKLPALFQDTFGRRPDVVTRAPGRIEFIGNHTDYNGGTVLGAAIDRGVWVAVAKRSDATRRFFSALGGGITTLPATGLPRQGGQSGWVNYPLGVLAAMPEFGLRAPEGFDLAVISDLPTGAGLSSSAALELASALAFLAVTGQEVPTEQLVRIGRHAENHFVGVPCGILDQGVSGFGREDALVFIDCRVPRFDTVPLPGSAHFWVFNTHTRHALVDGLYAERHRECMAAARALGVGQLAEISRRDLIARESSLDPLIFRRARHVVEEIERVGETVAALRRADLAGVGKLLKASHASSRLLFENSTPELDFLVDDLSRRGSVHGARLTGGGFGGAVMALASEEFGENDARQVVADYADAFGAKPDHLHLKTGPGARVVTRG, encoded by the coding sequence ATGGAAACAAAGCTGCCGGCACTCTTTCAGGATACATTCGGACGCCGTCCCGACGTGGTCACGCGGGCGCCTGGTCGCATCGAGTTCATCGGGAATCACACCGACTACAACGGAGGCACGGTGCTTGGCGCGGCGATTGATCGCGGTGTCTGGGTTGCGGTCGCGAAACGATCGGATGCGACGCGAAGATTCTTCAGCGCGCTGGGTGGCGGAATCACCACGCTGCCAGCCACCGGACTACCCCGGCAGGGTGGCCAGTCGGGATGGGTCAATTATCCGCTGGGCGTGCTTGCCGCGATGCCGGAGTTTGGGTTGCGTGCACCCGAGGGGTTTGATCTTGCCGTGATCTCGGATCTGCCGACCGGCGCGGGCCTGTCGAGCAGTGCTGCCCTGGAACTGGCGTCCGCCCTGGCATTCCTCGCGGTCACGGGCCAGGAGGTTCCAACGGAGCAACTGGTGAGGATTGGGCGCCACGCGGAGAATCATTTTGTCGGCGTGCCCTGTGGAATCCTGGATCAGGGTGTTTCCGGATTTGGACGCGAGGACGCACTGGTTTTTATAGACTGCCGTGTCCCGCGTTTCGACACGGTGCCATTGCCGGGTTCCGCGCATTTCTGGGTGTTCAACACCCACACCAGGCACGCGCTGGTGGATGGGCTTTATGCGGAGCGCCACCGCGAATGCATGGCCGCGGCCAGGGCGCTGGGAGTCGGGCAACTTGCGGAGATTTCGCGTCGAGATCTCATCGCAAGGGAATCTTCGCTGGACCCCTTGATTTTCCGGCGCGCGCGCCATGTGGTTGAGGAAATTGAGCGCGTCGGAGAGACTGTCGCTGCTCTGCGCCGCGCGGATCTTGCCGGTGTTGGAAAACTCCTCAAGGCATCGCATGCGAGTTCACGGCTGCTTTTTGAAAACAGCACGCCGGAGCTGGACTTCCTTGTGGATGACTTGTCTCGTCGCGGATCAGTCCATGGAGCCCGCCTGACCGGTGGCGGTTTCGGCGGTGCGGTCATGGCTCTCGCCTCTGAGGAGTTCGGGGAAAATGATGCGAGGCAGGTTGTTGCGGACTATGCTGATGCGTTCGGCGCCAAACCGGACCACCTCCATCTGAAGACCGGTCCGGGCGCCCGGGTGGTAACGCGAGGTTGA